The following coding sequences lie in one Anaerolineae bacterium genomic window:
- a CDS encoding peptidylprolyl isomerase, with translation MTQANKGSMVKVEYAGKLEDGRVFSASSPEEPIQFRVGDGRVIPGFEQALMGMEPGETKTVTILAHQAYGAYDRDKVHTISRDKFPADVQVGQQYQFDQGQNGPEVVTVTKIAEDKVTVDGNHPLAGRDLTFDIKLLEVV, from the coding sequence ATGACGCAAGCAAATAAAGGTAGCATGGTTAAGGTTGAATATGCAGGCAAATTGGAAGATGGGAGGGTGTTCAGTGCGTCGTCGCCTGAGGAGCCAATCCAATTTAGAGTAGGTGATGGTCGAGTTATACCGGGCTTTGAACAGGCCTTGATGGGGATGGAGCCTGGGGAAACCAAAACCGTCACGATTTTGGCCCATCAAGCTTACGGGGCCTACGACCGCGACAAAGTTCACACCATCTCGCGAGACAAATTCCCCGCCGACGTGCAGGTCGGCCAACAATATCAATTTGATCAGGGACAAAATGGCCCGGAAGTCGTCACGGTCACCAAGATTGCCGAAGATAAGGTTACAGTGGATGGCAATCATCCATTGGCCGGGCGTGATTTAACTTTTGACATAAAGTTA